Proteins found in one Bacteroidota bacterium genomic segment:
- a CDS encoding alpha/beta fold hydrolase, producing the protein MKKLILLILPLLIALSGIASPTYLIRSEHITTITKAQFDSLLHTQHVPKRLAPIRYDVDIYEVDYRTRWSDGSSVMASGLIMLPHAPKEAIPLVAYGHGTRLQKERLWNMKGEESICAFFAADGYAVAMPDYLGLGRGERNHLYHHANTEATCMIDMLKAMQELNQQVGIKENGQLFLSGYSQGGHVAMATHRYLQLHPEAGFKVTASAPMSGAYDLGGVQGEVIRKPYEYPGYLPYLLFSFQAAYNILPDSASYFKAPYDSLIPPFFDGNHKLKELTTVMPTVPADVLRDELWEAFQKDPQNPLRLALQENTLIHWAPEAPVLMCYCKSDEQVNYRNALVARDTMEALGSTMIQLRHAGRRFQHGPCALYTCIYAKMWVDSFRDGSTTGKPGPAWNRFLVSVSKAFFKQKKTKRKK; encoded by the coding sequence ATGAAAAAGCTCATCCTTCTGATCCTGCCGCTGCTGATTGCTTTGTCAGGCATTGCCTCGCCGACCTATTTGATTCGCAGTGAACATATCACGACGATCACCAAGGCTCAATTTGACTCGCTTTTGCATACGCAGCATGTGCCCAAGCGCCTCGCGCCCATCCGCTATGATGTGGATATTTACGAGGTGGACTACCGCACGCGGTGGTCGGATGGCAGCAGCGTGATGGCCTCGGGTCTGATCATGTTGCCGCATGCCCCCAAGGAGGCGATTCCCCTCGTTGCGTACGGTCATGGCACGCGTCTGCAAAAGGAGCGCCTCTGGAACATGAAAGGCGAGGAATCGATCTGCGCCTTCTTTGCTGCCGACGGTTATGCCGTTGCGATGCCCGACTACCTCGGCCTTGGCCGCGGCGAACGCAACCACCTTTACCACCATGCCAATACGGAGGCAACCTGCATGATCGACATGCTCAAGGCTATGCAAGAACTCAACCAACAAGTCGGAATCAAGGAAAACGGGCAGCTGTTTTTGTCCGGCTATTCGCAAGGCGGGCATGTCGCCATGGCGACCCACCGTTATCTGCAGCTGCATCCCGAAGCCGGCTTCAAAGTCACCGCAAGCGCGCCCATGTCAGGCGCCTACGACCTGGGCGGCGTGCAAGGCGAGGTCATTCGCAAGCCCTACGAATACCCTGGCTATTTACCCTATCTCTTGTTTTCTTTCCAAGCCGCTTACAACATCTTGCCCGACAGTGCATCCTACTTCAAAGCGCCTTATGACAGCCTGATTCCGCCCTTTTTTGACGGGAACCACAAGCTCAAAGAATTGACGACCGTGATGCCCACAGTGCCGGCCGATGTCTTGCGCGACGAACTCTGGGAGGCCTTTCAAAAGGATCCGCAAAACCCGTTGCGGCTTGCGCTCCAAGAAAACACGCTGATTCACTGGGCGCCCGAGGCTCCGGTCTTGATGTGCTATTGCAAATCCGACGAACAGGTGAACTACCGCAACGCGCTTGTGGCCCGGGATACGATGGAGGCATTGGGCAGCACGATGATTCAGCTACGCCACGCCGGAAGGCGATTCCAACATGGCCCCTGTGCATTGTACACCTGCATTTATGCCAAAATGTGGGTCGACAGCTTCCGGGATGGCAGCACCACCGGCAAACCCGGCCCAGCCTGGAACCGGTTTCTGGTTTCAGTGAGCAAGGCCTTCTTCAAGCAAAAGAAAACCAAACGAAAAAAATGA